In the genome of Segatella copri, one region contains:
- a CDS encoding glycoside hydrolase family 43 protein — MNKLFTLLMLWMLSCLPSLAQAPMDGGVWKDNTGKHINAHGGNIFNYKGTYYWYGESRSADGKPYSSLGVSCFTSKDLKKWTNHGLVLPVTDEPGSDIEGGCIIERPKVLYNKKTKKFVMWFHLELKGRGYGAARYSVATSDTPFGPFKFIRSGRVNPGIYPVGFSKPDTTDLKHQLLFPELKAWWTPEWRKQIERGMFWMRDFEGGQMSRDMTIFIDDDGKAYHIYSSEDNLTLQIAQLTDDYMQHNGSYVRVAAGGQNEAPTIFKQDGTYWMITSGCTGWAPNAARMFKAKNIYGPWEQLANPCRGEGANKTFGGQGTFIYKVETAAQKKMFQGADYVFMADIWNPKQLSDSRHLWVPISWENGAPVLKKQ, encoded by the coding sequence ATGAATAAACTATTCACATTACTGATGTTGTGGATGCTGTCTTGTCTGCCTTCATTGGCTCAAGCTCCGATGGACGGCGGTGTATGGAAAGACAATACCGGCAAGCATATCAATGCGCATGGTGGCAACATCTTCAATTACAAAGGTACCTACTATTGGTATGGCGAGAGCCGTTCGGCTGATGGCAAACCTTACAGCTCATTGGGTGTAAGCTGCTTCACCTCGAAGGATCTCAAGAAATGGACCAATCATGGCTTGGTACTTCCTGTAACAGATGAGCCAGGCAGCGACATCGAAGGTGGTTGCATCATCGAGCGCCCTAAGGTTCTCTACAATAAGAAGACCAAGAAGTTCGTCATGTGGTTCCATCTCGAATTGAAGGGTAGGGGCTATGGTGCTGCCCGCTATAGCGTGGCAACCAGCGATACTCCTTTCGGACCTTTCAAGTTCATTCGCTCAGGTAGAGTGAATCCAGGAATCTATCCTGTGGGATTCTCAAAACCAGATACCACCGACCTCAAGCATCAGCTTCTATTCCCAGAACTGAAGGCATGGTGGACTCCAGAATGGCGCAAGCAGATAGAGCGCGGCATGTTCTGGATGAGAGACTTTGAGGGAGGACAGATGTCGAGAGACATGACAATTTTCATCGATGATGATGGTAAAGCATACCACATCTATTCATCAGAGGATAACTTAACGCTCCAAATCGCACAATTGACGGATGACTACATGCAGCACAACGGAAGCTATGTTCGTGTTGCGGCTGGTGGCCAGAACGAGGCTCCAACCATCTTCAAGCAGGATGGTACCTACTGGATGATTACCAGCGGATGTACCGGTTGGGCTCCAAATGCAGCCCGTATGTTCAAGGCGAAGAATATCTATGGTCCTTGGGAACAGTTGGCAAACCCTTGCCGCGGCGAGGGTGCCAACAAAACCTTCGGTGGACAGGGTACCTTTATCTATAAGGTGGAAACTGCCGCACAGAAGAAGATGTTCCAGGGTGCCGACTATGTGTTCATGGCAGATATTTGGAATCCAAAGCAATTAAGTGACAGTCGGCATCTCTGGGTGCCTATTTCTTGGGAAAATGGTGCTCCAGTGTTGAAAAAACAATAA
- a CDS encoding DUF2264 domain-containing protein: MNYIYRTIIMVVLAVAPFMGVNAKKKVMQQSDRQYWCSLAYKMAQPVLENMAKGELQKNMQTEFSPSFDNRNKKVLYMECFGRLMAGVAPWLTLPDDATAEGKQRKQLREWALASYKNAVDPQNPDYLCWGIGGQNLVDAAYIAESFLRAYDTLWKPLDEVTKKRYLAEFAKLRHIDPPYTNWLLFSSTIESFMAKAGGDFDEYRVNSACRKVEEWYVGDGWYADGPVFAFDYYSSYVFHPMYLETLQAMVDAKVNSRLDYQKYYDRELKRCQKYSIILERFISPEGTFPAFGRSIPYRMATMQPLALMAWYQKLPKDLSNGQVRAALTKVLHRMFDQENNFNEKGYLSIGFCGNSQKNVADWYTNNGSLYMTTLAFMPLGLPADHPFWTDAAQPWTQVKAWNNQQFPKDHHWKDEIVTKDKW, encoded by the coding sequence ATGAATTATATATATAGAACGATCATCATGGTAGTCTTGGCTGTGGCTCCTTTCATGGGAGTAAATGCCAAGAAGAAAGTAATGCAGCAGAGCGACCGCCAATATTGGTGCTCGCTGGCCTACAAGATGGCTCAGCCAGTGCTCGAAAACATGGCTAAGGGCGAGTTGCAGAAGAACATGCAGACTGAGTTCAGTCCTAGCTTCGACAACCGCAACAAGAAGGTGCTCTATATGGAGTGCTTCGGCAGACTGATGGCAGGTGTGGCTCCATGGCTCACCCTTCCGGATGATGCCACAGCCGAGGGCAAGCAGCGCAAGCAGCTCCGCGAGTGGGCCTTGGCTTCCTACAAGAATGCCGTTGACCCTCAGAATCCAGACTATCTCTGCTGGGGTATCGGTGGTCAGAACCTGGTAGATGCAGCCTACATCGCCGAGAGTTTCCTCCGTGCTTACGATACACTCTGGAAGCCATTGGACGAGGTAACCAAGAAGCGCTATCTCGCAGAGTTTGCCAAACTTCGCCACATCGATCCTCCTTATACCAACTGGCTTCTCTTCTCTTCAACCATCGAGAGCTTCATGGCAAAGGCGGGTGGCGATTTCGATGAATATCGCGTTAACTCAGCTTGCCGCAAGGTAGAGGAGTGGTATGTGGGTGATGGCTGGTATGCCGATGGTCCCGTATTCGCCTTCGATTACTACAGCAGCTATGTGTTCCATCCTATGTATCTGGAAACACTGCAGGCTATGGTAGATGCCAAGGTGAATTCCCGTCTTGACTATCAGAAGTACTACGACCGAGAACTGAAGCGCTGCCAGAAGTACAGCATCATTCTCGAAAGATTCATTTCGCCAGAGGGTACTTTCCCTGCATTCGGAAGAAGTATTCCTTACCGTATGGCAACCATGCAGCCGCTTGCCCTGATGGCATGGTATCAGAAGTTGCCAAAGGATTTGAGCAACGGACAGGTGCGTGCAGCCCTGACCAAGGTGCTCCATCGCATGTTCGACCAGGAGAACAACTTCAATGAGAAGGGTTATCTCTCTATCGGTTTCTGCGGAAACAGCCAGAAAAACGTTGCCGACTGGTACACCAACAACGGTTCGCTCTATATGACTACCCTTGCCTTCATGCCTCTCGGCCTGCCTGCCGACCATCCATTCTGGACAGATGCAGCACAGCCTTGGACTCAGGTGAAGGCATGGAACAATCAGCAGTTCCCTAAGGATCATCACTGGAAGGACGAGATTGTTACCAAGGACAAGTGGTAA
- a CDS encoding glycoside hydrolase family 88 protein, producing MRKILMMLAAAALALPLNAAQPAKKTAKVKKANKKEVKASKKWDHDQVVALITKVNNYWQANNKPEVRAFWDNAAYHTGNMEVYKMLKDQKMLDYSIRWAEHNDWSGATEANPAKWKYKPYGEGKQHVLFGDWQICFQTYIDLYNIEAAKGNAAASEYMVKRAKEVMHYEAYSQPTDYWWWSDALYMVMPVMTKMYKLTGDTKYLDKLYDNLLTTDAIMLDKETNLYFRDGKYVYPKHKSANGKKDFWARGDGWVLAGLAKVLQDMPKDYKHYQFFVDKFQKLAKAVAEIQQPEGYWTRSMMDPEHAPGPETSGTAFFTYGMLWGVNNGYLNKKEYKKVIDRAWTYLTETAVQADGKVGYVQPIGERAIPGQTVDANSQANFGVGAMLLTACEYDKYLNSK from the coding sequence ATGCGCAAGATATTGATGATGCTGGCGGCTGCAGCCCTGGCTTTGCCTCTGAATGCAGCACAGCCAGCCAAGAAGACTGCTAAGGTCAAGAAAGCAAACAAGAAGGAAGTGAAGGCTTCCAAAAAGTGGGACCACGATCAGGTGGTGGCACTCATCACAAAGGTGAATAACTACTGGCAGGCTAACAACAAGCCTGAGGTTCGTGCCTTCTGGGATAATGCCGCTTATCATACCGGCAATATGGAGGTATATAAGATGCTGAAGGACCAGAAGATGCTCGATTACTCCATCCGTTGGGCTGAGCATAACGACTGGAGTGGTGCTACAGAGGCTAACCCAGCCAAGTGGAAGTACAAGCCATACGGCGAGGGCAAGCAGCACGTACTCTTCGGCGACTGGCAGATCTGCTTCCAGACTTACATCGACCTCTACAACATTGAGGCAGCCAAGGGCAATGCCGCTGCTTCAGAATATATGGTGAAGCGTGCCAAGGAGGTGATGCACTACGAGGCTTATTCTCAGCCAACAGACTACTGGTGGTGGAGCGATGCCCTCTACATGGTGATGCCAGTGATGACCAAGATGTATAAGCTGACCGGTGATACCAAGTATCTCGACAAGCTTTACGATAATCTCCTCACTACCGATGCGATCATGCTCGACAAGGAGACCAATCTCTACTTCCGTGACGGCAAGTACGTTTATCCAAAGCACAAGAGTGCCAATGGAAAGAAAGACTTCTGGGCACGTGGTGATGGCTGGGTTCTCGCAGGCTTGGCTAAGGTGCTGCAGGATATGCCGAAAGACTACAAGCACTATCAGTTCTTCGTAGATAAGTTCCAGAAGTTGGCTAAGGCTGTGGCTGAGATTCAGCAGCCAGAGGGCTACTGGACCCGTTCGATGATGGATCCTGAACATGCACCAGGACCGGAGACCAGCGGTACTGCCTTCTTCACCTACGGTATGCTTTGGGGCGTCAACAATGGTTATCTCAACAAGAAAGAATATAAGAAGGTGATAGACCGAGCATGGACTTACCTGACAGAGACAGCCGTTCAGGCAGATGGCAAGGTGGGCTATGTGCAGCCTATCGGCGAGCGAGCTATCCCAGGACAGACCGTGGATGCCAACTCTCAGGCAAACTTCGGTGTGGGAGCCATGCTTCTCACCGCTTGTGAATATGACAAATATTTAAATTCAAAATAA
- a CDS encoding glycoside hydrolase family 2 TIM barrel-domain containing protein: MNKRLFVTLSMAGLAMVAFGAKKPKAAIKPLNKTVAIQQPTFTEWHDLQVNEINRLPLHTLHFAYDPNDFPGTGAEYLDKKQSMNYMSLDGTWKFNWVANADERPTDFYKTDLDDSKWKNIQMPGNWEMLGYGQPEYVNVGFAWRGHFNQQPPAVPTKDNHVGSYRREINIPANWDRKRVIAHFGSVTSNIYLYVNGQFAGYAEDSKVAAEFDITPFLKKGKNLIAFQSFRWCDGSWCEDQDFWRLSGPARENYLYARSKDHRLLDVRVETELKNNYKDGALNITAKLQGNTLAYFGLYDPDGKEVIVTGTDNVKNGVAKYQLRVKNVRKWSAETPNLYTLVVSPIQNGGMYSPYEIIQVKVGFRKVEIKNKQLLVNGQPVLLKGANRHEMDPDEGYNVSEQRMIQDIMMMKRLNINAVRTCHYPDDPRWYDLCDKYGLYVVAEANQESHGFQYGDDAAAKKPEFAKQILERNQHNVSMFFNHPSIITWSLGNETVMGDNFIQAYKWVKSQDKTRPVQYEQARRGEGTDIFCPMYYPVSACEKYAKDPNSPMPLIQCEYNHTMGNSGGNLSDYWDLVRKYPIFQGGFDWDFVDQALHRKIVKPMSILPYRLNNEELRKIEYTYGGDYNKYDPSDNNFNCNGIIGPDRQMNPHAYEVAYQYQNIWAKMVSAETGQVNVYNENFFRDLSNYALAWSLEEDGVETQNGTIADLDVPAQQTRTYTIPYDRSKITGKEVFLNIDFRLKNSEPLMTAGQIVAYAQLPVVTKQACEGNCSKMLAEGHGKKKMKLAAKKNNVVAVTTPNLTFKLDRSTGLISEYAYNGKSMLGEGGTLKPNFWRAPTDNDMGAGLQKKFKVWKNPQMNLKNIDVKKDKKTNTVTIVTSFDMPEVQGQMDITYLVFANTGAVKVTEDFKATEGAKVSDMFRFGMLLQMPYSMEKSTYYGRGPIENYSDRKDCMRIAIYNDDADNQYFPYIRPQESGTKSDIRWWKQTDATGLGLQVKSCAPFYASALHFDTEELDDGDEKEQRHSFDLKKSKFTNLFLDAAHMGVGGENSWGAWPLEKYRVHYGNKTFNFVLIPQTK, translated from the coding sequence ATGAATAAAAGACTGTTCGTTACATTAAGTATGGCAGGCTTGGCAATGGTGGCTTTTGGTGCTAAGAAACCGAAGGCCGCCATTAAGCCGTTAAATAAGACGGTAGCCATTCAGCAGCCTACTTTCACAGAGTGGCACGACCTTCAAGTGAATGAAATCAATCGTTTGCCTTTGCACACCTTGCATTTCGCTTACGATCCTAATGATTTCCCTGGAACGGGTGCTGAGTATCTTGACAAGAAGCAGAGTATGAACTACATGTCGCTCGACGGCACATGGAAGTTCAACTGGGTAGCCAACGCTGATGAGCGCCCTACAGACTTCTACAAGACAGACCTTGACGATTCAAAGTGGAAGAACATCCAGATGCCAGGCAACTGGGAGATGCTGGGCTATGGTCAGCCGGAGTATGTGAACGTGGGCTTCGCTTGGCGTGGTCACTTCAACCAGCAGCCACCTGCTGTTCCTACCAAGGACAACCATGTAGGTTCCTATCGTCGTGAAATCAATATCCCAGCCAACTGGGATAGAAAGCGCGTCATCGCTCACTTCGGTAGTGTAACTTCCAATATCTATCTTTATGTAAACGGACAGTTTGCCGGTTATGCTGAGGATAGCAAGGTAGCCGCAGAGTTTGATATCACTCCATTCCTGAAGAAGGGCAAGAACCTCATCGCCTTCCAGTCTTTCCGCTGGTGCGATGGTTCCTGGTGTGAGGATCAGGACTTCTGGCGACTGAGCGGTCCGGCTCGTGAGAACTATCTCTATGCCCGCTCTAAGGATCATCGTCTGCTTGATGTTCGTGTAGAGACTGAGTTGAAGAACAACTATAAGGATGGTGCACTCAACATCACAGCGAAGTTGCAGGGCAACACCTTGGCTTACTTCGGTCTTTACGACCCAGATGGCAAGGAGGTTATCGTAACCGGTACAGATAACGTAAAGAATGGTGTGGCTAAGTATCAGCTCCGTGTGAAGAACGTTCGCAAGTGGAGTGCTGAGACTCCTAACCTCTATACCCTGGTAGTATCTCCTATCCAGAATGGTGGCATGTATTCACCTTACGAGATTATCCAGGTAAAGGTGGGCTTCCGCAAGGTGGAAATCAAGAACAAGCAGCTCTTGGTGAACGGTCAGCCTGTTCTCCTGAAGGGTGCCAACCGTCATGAGATGGATCCGGATGAAGGCTATAACGTAAGCGAGCAGCGCATGATTCAGGACATCATGATGATGAAGCGCCTGAACATCAATGCCGTTCGTACCTGCCACTATCCAGACGATCCACGCTGGTACGACCTCTGCGACAAGTATGGTCTCTATGTGGTTGCCGAGGCTAACCAGGAGAGTCATGGTTTCCAGTATGGCGATGATGCTGCAGCCAAGAAGCCTGAGTTTGCCAAGCAGATTCTGGAGCGCAACCAGCACAATGTGTCTATGTTCTTCAACCATCCATCTATCATCACATGGAGTTTGGGTAACGAGACCGTGATGGGCGACAACTTCATTCAGGCATACAAGTGGGTAAAGAGCCAGGACAAGACCCGTCCTGTTCAGTATGAGCAGGCTCGCCGTGGCGAGGGTACCGATATCTTCTGCCCTATGTATTATCCTGTAAGTGCCTGCGAGAAGTATGCCAAGGATCCTAACAGTCCTATGCCTCTCATCCAGTGTGAGTACAACCATACCATGGGTAACTCGGGTGGTAACCTGAGCGATTACTGGGATCTGGTACGCAAGTATCCTATCTTCCAGGGTGGTTTCGACTGGGATTTCGTTGACCAGGCATTGCACCGCAAGATTGTGAAGCCTATGAGCATCTTGCCTTACAGACTGAACAACGAGGAACTTCGCAAGATTGAATATACATACGGTGGTGATTACAATAAGTATGATCCTAGCGATAATAACTTCAACTGTAATGGTATCATCGGTCCAGACCGCCAGATGAATCCTCATGCTTACGAAGTGGCTTATCAGTATCAGAATATCTGGGCAAAGATGGTAAGTGCTGAAACAGGACAGGTGAATGTATATAATGAGAACTTCTTCCGCGACTTGAGCAATTATGCCTTGGCTTGGAGCCTGGAAGAGGATGGCGTAGAGACTCAGAATGGTACCATCGCCGACCTTGATGTTCCTGCACAGCAGACCAGAACTTACACCATTCCTTACGATAGAAGTAAGATTACCGGTAAGGAGGTATTCCTCAACATTGACTTCCGTCTGAAGAATTCAGAGCCATTGATGACTGCTGGCCAGATTGTTGCTTATGCACAGTTACCTGTGGTTACCAAGCAGGCTTGCGAGGGTAACTGCAGCAAGATGCTGGCTGAGGGTCATGGCAAGAAGAAGATGAAGCTTGCTGCCAAGAAGAACAATGTGGTAGCTGTAACAACACCAAACCTCACCTTCAAGCTCGACCGTTCTACCGGTCTCATCTCTGAGTATGCTTACAACGGCAAGTCAATGCTCGGCGAGGGTGGTACCTTGAAGCCAAACTTCTGGCGTGCTCCTACCGACAACGATATGGGTGCAGGCCTTCAGAAGAAGTTCAAGGTATGGAAGAACCCTCAGATGAACCTGAAGAATATCGACGTGAAGAAAGATAAGAAGACCAACACCGTAACCATCGTCACATCATTCGATATGCCGGAGGTTCAGGGACAGATGGACATCACTTACCTCGTATTTGCCAATACAGGTGCAGTGAAGGTAACAGAAGACTTCAAGGCAACAGAAGGTGCCAAGGTGAGCGATATGTTCCGCTTCGGTATGCTGCTGCAGATGCCATACAGCATGGAGAAGAGCACCTACTACGGTCGCGGTCCTATTGAGAACTACTCCGACCGCAAGGACTGCATGCGCATCGCCATCTACAATGATGATGCCGACAACCAGTACTTCCCATACATCCGTCCACAGGAGAGTGGAACCAAGAGCGACATCCGCTGGTGGAAGCAGACCGATGCCACAGGCTTGGGCTTGCAGGTGAAGAGCTGCGCTCCATTCTATGCCAGCGCTCTCCACTTCGATACCGAGGAACTTGACGACGGCGATGAGAAGGAACAGCGTCACAGCTTCGACCTGAAGAAGTCTAAGTTCACCAATCTCTTCCTCGATGCAGCCCACATGGGTGTAGGCGGTGAGAACTCTTGGGGTGCTTGGCCATTGGAGAAGTATCGCGTACATTATGGAAACAAGACCTTCAACTTTGTGCTGATTCCTCAGACAAAATAG
- a CDS encoding alpha-L-arabinofuranosidase C-terminal domain-containing protein: MRKAKFFAAVLMAMSSLGAFAQHQFMVQANKPGVEIQPTMYGIFFEDINFGADGGLYAEMVENRSFEFPQRLMGWNTFGNVTLSDVKPAFDRNPHYVTLESAGAREKQTGLENRGFFGMGLKKDMKYDFSVYGRLHLIDGKQAKIRVELVNSKNDVIAKKSITITNNKWQKHTASLTSPQTDAKGLMRVYLEKGSESVDLDHISLFPSDNWNGLRADLVQDLADLKPGIFRFPGGCIVEGTDLDTRYEWKNSVGAPENRPLNENRWRDTFPHRLFPNYYQSLGLGFYEYFLLSEKIGAEPLPILSVGLACQYQNSDKDPNAHVAVKDLQSYIDDALDLIEFANGPVTSKWGKLRADMGHPAPFNLKQIGIGNEQWGPMYPERLQKFMEQIHAKYPKIKICGSSGPSADGKDFDYGWEQMRKLGVDMVDEHYYKSPEWFRSNANRYDNYDRKGPKVFAGEYAAHAKNDPNSWEAALSEAAFMTGLERNADVVYQATYAPLFAHVEGWQWRPDLIWFDNLSSVRSANYYVQQLYGENKGTNVLKLTENGKAVAGEKGLYASACFDKATKSYIVKIANTSNEEKEINVTFNGIKKLNPGKVTVLHADNIQAENKIDNKNVVVPVVSDAQANGNVLNVKMKPNSFVVYRF; the protein is encoded by the coding sequence ATGAGAAAAGCTAAGTTTTTTGCAGCAGTGTTGATGGCGATGTCTTCTCTTGGAGCATTCGCACAGCATCAGTTTATGGTTCAGGCCAACAAGCCTGGAGTAGAAATCCAGCCTACCATGTATGGTATCTTCTTTGAGGATATCAACTTCGGTGCCGATGGTGGTCTCTATGCAGAGATGGTGGAGAACCGTTCTTTCGAGTTCCCACAGCGCCTGATGGGATGGAATACATTCGGAAATGTAACCCTCAGCGACGTGAAGCCTGCCTTCGACCGCAATCCTCATTATGTAACTCTCGAGAGTGCTGGTGCTCGTGAGAAGCAGACCGGTTTGGAGAACCGCGGTTTCTTCGGCATGGGTTTGAAGAAGGATATGAAGTACGATTTCTCTGTATATGGCCGTCTTCATCTCATCGATGGCAAGCAGGCTAAGATTCGCGTAGAGTTGGTTAACTCTAAGAATGATGTCATTGCCAAGAAGAGCATCACCATTACCAATAATAAATGGCAGAAGCATACCGCTTCGCTGACTTCTCCTCAGACAGATGCCAAGGGCTTGATGCGTGTTTATCTGGAGAAAGGTTCTGAGAGCGTGGATCTCGATCACATCTCTCTTTTCCCATCAGACAACTGGAATGGCCTTCGTGCCGACCTCGTTCAGGATCTTGCCGACTTGAAGCCAGGCATCTTCCGTTTCCCTGGCGGATGTATCGTAGAGGGTACCGACCTCGACACCCGTTATGAGTGGAAGAACAGTGTAGGTGCTCCAGAAAACCGTCCTCTGAATGAGAACCGCTGGAGAGATACCTTCCCACATCGCCTTTTCCCTAACTATTATCAGTCATTGGGCTTGGGCTTCTATGAGTACTTCCTCCTTTCTGAGAAGATTGGTGCAGAGCCATTGCCAATTCTTTCTGTAGGTTTGGCTTGCCAGTATCAGAACAGTGATAAGGATCCTAATGCGCATGTAGCAGTTAAGGATTTGCAGAGCTATATCGACGATGCACTCGACCTCATCGAGTTTGCCAATGGTCCAGTCACCTCTAAGTGGGGTAAGCTCCGTGCCGATATGGGTCATCCAGCACCATTCAACCTGAAGCAGATTGGTATCGGTAACGAGCAGTGGGGTCCTATGTATCCAGAGCGTCTGCAGAAGTTCATGGAGCAGATTCATGCCAAGTATCCAAAGATCAAGATCTGCGGTTCATCAGGTCCATCTGCTGATGGCAAGGATTTCGACTACGGTTGGGAGCAGATGCGCAAGTTGGGCGTAGATATGGTTGATGAGCATTACTACAAGAGCCCTGAGTGGTTCCGCAGCAATGCCAACCGTTACGACAACTACGACCGCAAGGGTCCTAAGGTATTTGCCGGTGAGTATGCTGCCCATGCCAAGAACGATCCTAACTCTTGGGAGGCTGCGCTTTCTGAGGCTGCCTTCATGACGGGTCTTGAGCGCAATGCCGATGTAGTTTATCAGGCTACCTATGCACCTCTCTTCGCTCATGTAGAGGGATGGCAGTGGCGTCCAGACCTCATCTGGTTTGATAATCTTTCTTCTGTCCGTTCTGCCAACTATTATGTTCAGCAGCTTTACGGCGAGAACAAGGGTACCAATGTGTTGAAGCTTACCGAGAACGGCAAGGCTGTGGCTGGCGAGAAGGGTCTCTATGCCTCTGCTTGTTTCGACAAGGCTACCAAGAGCTACATCGTGAAGATTGCCAACACCTCTAACGAGGAGAAGGAAATCAACGTTACCTTCAATGGCATCAAGAAGCTGAACCCTGGTAAGGTAACCGTTCTCCATGCCGACAATATCCAGGCAGAGAACAAGATTGACAACAAGAACGTGGTTGTTCCTGTGGTATCGGATGCTCAGGCAAACGGCAATGTCTTGAATGTGAAGATGAAGCCAAACAGCTTCGTGGTATATCGATTCTAA
- a CDS encoding toxin-antitoxin system YwqK family antitoxin — MRLRNLILMVLAVMCTSQVMAQSKRNVRKRPAKRTVVNNTKKPVDKTKDAKLPVDSQAVAPAAQTTAVPAAAVPAAAVPAAAAPAGSTATPAAAPAATTPATAAAAAATTPATPANAAGEASLLPPPAPAVPQDRVDTIYYNKNWKVITNKAFASYYRYALYPANPTMAKEFKTYYIDGALQSEGSFLELDKNDDANSKFTDTYISYYKDGNVEEKKTFVDGKLNGEYSIYFNNGNINKHFLMSEGRRDGLSATFTEDGKICTLTPYVSDQPDGYYVVVDIDGNYSKYSLADKQPVLETPSPSEIVTEYKNGVAWPYYNKNGLIVGASNTIVEDIGGYRQIGLFLVNKSMINLDLDPSQIEIYSIKKDKRKEFEKISAQEYNDKIEKYVRRNSMMPAARNSNVNTNLGAQFSNSSNTVKDFQARICRMRKLDDGTRMKYAEKEPTNLGYLERTTIHPGEVVYGYIYTDDRKGVDLFVKVKINGIDYLFEWDDSKK; from the coding sequence ATGAGATTAAGAAATCTTATCTTGATGGTTCTTGCTGTGATGTGTACATCCCAGGTGATGGCGCAGAGTAAACGTAATGTGCGTAAGCGCCCTGCTAAACGTACCGTCGTTAATAACACCAAGAAACCAGTTGACAAAACTAAGGACGCAAAGTTGCCTGTAGATTCTCAGGCTGTGGCTCCTGCTGCTCAAACTACGGCTGTTCCTGCTGCGGCTGTTCCTGCTGCGGCTGTTCCTGCTGCGGCAGCACCTGCTGGCTCTACAGCAACACCTGCTGCTGCTCCTGCGGCAACAACTCCGGCAACCGCTGCAGCAGCTGCAGCAACGACACCAGCAACTCCTGCCAATGCAGCTGGTGAGGCTTCATTGTTGCCACCGCCAGCTCCTGCTGTTCCTCAGGACCGTGTGGACACCATCTACTACAACAAGAATTGGAAGGTGATTACCAACAAGGCTTTCGCCAGCTATTATCGCTATGCTCTCTATCCAGCGAACCCAACCATGGCTAAGGAGTTCAAGACCTATTATATTGATGGTGCCTTGCAGAGTGAGGGCAGTTTCCTGGAACTCGACAAGAATGATGATGCCAACAGTAAGTTTACCGATACTTACATCTCTTATTACAAGGATGGCAATGTAGAGGAGAAGAAGACCTTTGTGGATGGCAAGCTGAACGGTGAATATTCCATCTATTTCAATAATGGCAACATCAATAAGCACTTCCTGATGAGCGAAGGCCGACGTGATGGACTTTCTGCCACTTTCACCGAGGATGGAAAGATCTGTACCCTCACCCCATACGTTTCCGACCAGCCGGATGGCTACTATGTGGTGGTTGACATCGATGGCAACTACTCCAAGTATTCGCTTGCCGACAAGCAGCCAGTGCTTGAAACTCCAAGTCCTTCGGAAATCGTTACGGAGTATAAGAACGGCGTGGCTTGGCCTTACTATAATAAGAATGGTCTTATCGTGGGTGCCAGCAACACCATAGTGGAAGACATCGGCGGTTATCGCCAGATTGGTCTGTTCCTCGTAAACAAGAGTATGATTAATCTCGACCTCGACCCTAGTCAGATAGAGATTTATTCCATCAAGAAGGACAAACGCAAGGAATTCGAGAAGATTTCTGCCCAGGAGTACAATGACAAGATCGAGAAATATGTGCGCCGCAATTCCATGATGCCGGCTGCCCGCAATAGCAATGTGAATACCAACCTGGGTGCCCAGTTCTCTAACTCTTCCAATACGGTGAAGGATTTCCAGGCCCGCATCTGCCGCATGCGCAAGCTGGATGATGGAACCCGCATGAAGTATGCCGAGAAGGAACCTACTAATTTGGGCTATCTGGAACGTACTACCATCCATCCGGGTGAGGTTGTCTATGGCTATATCTATACCGACGACCGCAAGGGAGTGGATCTCTTCGTAAAGGTGAAGATCAACGGTATCGACTACTTGTTTGAATGGGACGATAGTAAGAAGTAA